The proteins below are encoded in one region of Streptomyces sp. Tu 3180:
- the casA gene encoding type I-E CRISPR-associated protein Cse1/CasA — translation MPPSFDLTDRPWIGVLRCDGTQDELSLRQVFAQVDDLRRVVGDLATQEFALVRLLLAVAHDALDGPRNTEDWADLWSDPDCFVPVEAYLDTHRGHFDLLHPDLPFLQAAGLRTAKDEVFSLNRIVADVPVGEPFFSARMPDVERLTLAEAARWVVHVHAYDTSGIKTGMVGDDRVKSGKVYPLGTGWAGGLGGVFVEGDTLRETLLLNLVAADTEELGFSPDDRPAWRREPCGPGSDGRSATGLRDLYTWQSRRVRLHHDADGVHGVVLGYGDPLVWRNMHRCEPMTAWRRSPAQEKKLGQSPVYLPLEHDPARSAWRGIAALLADRLEETGGAEGPSRLRPRILEWVARLVTEGHLPRRSLVRARVVGVRYGTQQSVIDEVVDDRLVMPVALLHRQDPTYARQAIAAAEDADRAVRVLGDLAADLARAAGAEEEGPKSAARAEGFDALDHPYRNWLSAIAEASDPFEHRHVWQRQVRETVGRLGDRLIAAAGDAAWEGRIQTDTKGRTHWLNAGLADVWFRGRLTRALGDPGSPGSGDSNGGTAPADDGPPGPGPTGLPETDHAATDPEVHA, via the coding sequence ATGCCACCGTCGTTCGATCTGACCGACCGCCCGTGGATCGGGGTGCTCAGATGTGACGGTACGCAAGACGAGTTGTCGCTGCGGCAAGTGTTCGCCCAGGTGGACGACCTGCGCCGGGTGGTCGGGGACCTGGCCACTCAGGAGTTCGCCCTAGTGCGCCTGTTGCTGGCCGTCGCGCACGACGCCCTGGACGGTCCCCGCAACACCGAGGACTGGGCGGACCTGTGGAGCGACCCCGACTGCTTCGTCCCCGTCGAGGCGTACCTAGACACCCACCGCGGGCACTTCGACCTGCTCCACCCCGACTTGCCGTTCCTCCAAGCTGCCGGGCTGCGCACGGCGAAGGACGAGGTCTTCTCTCTCAACCGGATCGTGGCCGACGTGCCCGTCGGAGAGCCGTTCTTCAGCGCGCGGATGCCGGACGTGGAACGGCTGACTTTAGCCGAGGCTGCCCGCTGGGTCGTTCATGTCCACGCCTATGACACCTCCGGTATCAAAACCGGTATGGTCGGCGACGACCGGGTCAAGAGCGGCAAGGTGTACCCGCTCGGCACCGGCTGGGCGGGCGGGTTGGGCGGCGTCTTCGTGGAGGGCGACACCCTGCGCGAGACCCTGCTGCTCAACCTGGTGGCGGCGGACACCGAAGAGCTCGGCTTCTCCCCCGATGACAGGCCGGCCTGGCGCCGTGAGCCCTGCGGTCCAGGTTCCGACGGGCGCTCAGCGACTGGTCTCCGTGACCTGTACACCTGGCAGTCGCGCCGGGTGCGTCTGCACCACGATGCGGACGGTGTCCACGGTGTCGTCCTCGGTTACGGTGATCCGCTCGTCTGGCGGAACATGCACCGCTGCGAGCCGATGACTGCGTGGCGGCGCAGTCCCGCGCAGGAGAAGAAGCTGGGGCAGTCGCCGGTGTACCTGCCCCTGGAACACGATCCGGCCCGCTCGGCCTGGCGGGGCATCGCCGCGCTGCTCGCCGACCGGCTGGAGGAGACCGGTGGCGCCGAGGGTCCCTCGCGTCTGCGGCCGCGGATCCTCGAGTGGGTCGCCCGACTGGTGACCGAAGGCCACCTCCCCCGTCGTTCCCTCGTCCGTGCCCGGGTGGTGGGCGTCAGGTACGGGACCCAGCAGTCCGTGATCGATGAGGTTGTCGACGACCGCCTGGTAATGCCGGTCGCTCTGCTGCACCGGCAGGACCCCACGTACGCGCGGCAGGCCATCGCCGCGGCCGAGGACGCCGACCGGGCGGTGCGGGTCCTGGGGGATCTCGCGGCCGACCTGGCCCGGGCGGCCGGGGCTGAGGAGGAGGGGCCGAAGTCCGCGGCCCGTGCCGAGGGGTTCGACGCGCTGGACCATCCGTACCGCAATTGGTTGTCCGCCATAGCGGAGGCTTCCGACCCCTTCGAGCACCGGCACGTCTGGCAGCGGCAGGTGCGGGAGACGGTGGGCCGTCTCGGTGACCGTCTCATCGCCGCCGCAGGTGATGCGGCCTGGGAGGGGCGCATCCAGACCGACACCAAGGGCCGTACCCACTGGCTGAACGCGGGCCTGGCCGACGTGTGGTTCCGCGGGCGACTGACCCGGGCGCTGGGGGACCCCGGCTCTCCCGGTTCCGGAGACAGCAACGGAGGCACCGCCCCGGCCGACGACGGTCCGCCCGGGCCGGGGCCCACCGGCCTGCCGGAAACCGATCACGCCGCGACCGACCCGGAGGTGCACGCATGA